From a single Vitis vinifera cultivar Pinot Noir 40024 chromosome 18, ASM3070453v1 genomic region:
- the LOC100259253 gene encoding chaperone protein dnaJ 1, mitochondrial isoform X4, with the protein MGRFGWLGLCKRHLQSTSAIDFLPIEHCRVPALIHQRILHGYNVLHGKPSDFATMGIPSATRYIHATGICYSTERNYYEILGVPQNASRDEIKKAFHVLAKKFHPDANKNNPYAKRKFQEIRDAYETLQDSEKRAQYDRECTMSSESVKDAAGDGFRYAYRSHFSDSFRKIFAEIFEHETENFATDIQVELSLSFSEAAKGCTKHLSFDAYIPCDSCYGRGHPVDAKTKVCPICKGIGRVTIPPFTSTCSSCKGLGRIVKEHCTTCRGSGVVEGVKDVEVVIPAGVDSGDTIHVPKVGNAGGRGVEPGNLYIKLKVAKDRTFVRDGADVYVESSISFTQAILGGTVEVPTLSGKMQLKIPKGVQPGQLLVLRGKGLPKHGLLVDHGDQYVRFRINFPTAINERQRAILEEFAKEEIVHDSSTSGEGNWLYQQLSTG; encoded by the exons ATGGGCAGATTCGGATGGCTAGGGTTG TGCAAGCGTCATTTGCAGTCAACATCGGCCATAGATTTTTTGCCGATTGAACATTGCAGGGTTCCTGCATTGATTCACCAGAGAA TTTTGCACGGTTACAACGTTCTTCATGGGAAGCCTTCTGATTTTGCAACCATGGGAATACCATCAGCAACGCGGTATATTCATGCTACAG GGATTTGCTATTCCACTGAACGGAATTACTATGAAATTCTGGGTGTTCCTCAGAATGCCAGTCGAGATGAAATCAAGAAGGCTTTTCATGTG CTTGCTAAGAAGTTCCATCCAGATGCAAACAAGAACAATCCTTATGCAAAGAGGAAGTTTCAAGAGATAAGAGATGCCTATGAG ACTTTGCAAGATTCCGAAAAGAGAGCACAATATGACAGG GAGTGTACTATGAGTTCAGAGAGTGTAAAAGATGCTGCTGGAGATGGGTTCAGATATGCTTATAGAAGCCATTTCTCTGATTCATTCCGTAAAATTTTCGCTGAG ATCTTTGAACATGAGACTGAAAATTTTGCAACTGATATTCAg GTGGAGCTGTCACTCTCTTTTTCTGAAGCTGCTAAAGGATGCACAAAGCATCTCTCTTTTGATGCATATATCCCCTGTGATTCCTGCT ATGGGCGTGGCCATCCTGTTGATGCCAAGACAAAAGTTTGTCCAATTTGCAAAGGCATTGGGAGA GTTACTATTCCTCCATTCACATCGACATGTAGTAGTTGTAAAGGCTTGGGGCGAATTGTTAAG GAGCATTGTACAACATGCAGAGGATCAGGGGTAGTTGAAGGTGTTAAGGATGTTGAAGTTGTTATACCAGCAG GTGTTGATTCTGGAGATACTATCCATGTGCCAAAAGTTGGTAATGCTGGAGGACGAGGAGTTGAACCTGGGAACTTATACATAAAATTAAAG GTTGCTAAAGATCGTACTTTTGTCAGAGATGGTGCAGATGTTTATGTGGAATCTAGTATCAGCTTTACACAA GCAATTCTTGGTGGTACAGTTGAGGTGCCAACTCTATCTGGGAAGATGCAATTAAAA ATACCAAAGGGGGTTCAGCCTGGACAGCTTTTGGTACTAAGAGGAAAAG GATTGCCAAAGCATGGTCTTCTTGTAGACCATGGAGATCAGTATGTGCGTTTCCGCATTAACTTCCCCAC
- the LOC100259253 gene encoding chaperone protein dnaJ 1, mitochondrial isoform X5, whose product MGRFGWLGLCKRHLQSTSAIDFLPIEHCRVPALIHQRILHGYNVLHGKPSDFATMGIPSATRYIHATGICYSTERNYYEILGVPQNASRDEIKKAFHVLAKKFHPDANKNNPYAKRKFQEIRDAYETLQDSEKRAQYDRECTMSSESVKDAAGDGFRYAYRSHFSDSFRKIFAEIFEHETENFATDIQVELSLSFSEAAKGCTKHLSFDAYIPCDSCFLHADGRGHPVDAKTKVCPICKGIGRVTIPPFTSTCSSCKGLGRIVKEHCTTCRGSGVVEGVKDVEVVIPAGVDSGDTIHVPKVGNAGGRGVEPGNLYIKLKVAKDRTFVRDGADVYVESSISFTQAILGGTVEVPTLSGKMQLKIPKGVQPGQLLVLRGKGLPKHGLLVDHGDQYVRFRINFPTWQQIFERGTGPRFMLEMSLFILVLLLLSKTMG is encoded by the exons ATGGGCAGATTCGGATGGCTAGGGTTG TGCAAGCGTCATTTGCAGTCAACATCGGCCATAGATTTTTTGCCGATTGAACATTGCAGGGTTCCTGCATTGATTCACCAGAGAA TTTTGCACGGTTACAACGTTCTTCATGGGAAGCCTTCTGATTTTGCAACCATGGGAATACCATCAGCAACGCGGTATATTCATGCTACAG GGATTTGCTATTCCACTGAACGGAATTACTATGAAATTCTGGGTGTTCCTCAGAATGCCAGTCGAGATGAAATCAAGAAGGCTTTTCATGTG CTTGCTAAGAAGTTCCATCCAGATGCAAACAAGAACAATCCTTATGCAAAGAGGAAGTTTCAAGAGATAAGAGATGCCTATGAG ACTTTGCAAGATTCCGAAAAGAGAGCACAATATGACAGG GAGTGTACTATGAGTTCAGAGAGTGTAAAAGATGCTGCTGGAGATGGGTTCAGATATGCTTATAGAAGCCATTTCTCTGATTCATTCCGTAAAATTTTCGCTGAG ATCTTTGAACATGAGACTGAAAATTTTGCAACTGATATTCAg GTGGAGCTGTCACTCTCTTTTTCTGAAGCTGCTAAAGGATGCACAAAGCATCTCTCTTTTGATGCATATATCCCCTGTGATTCCTGCT TCTTGCATGCAGATGGGCGTGGCCATCCTGTTGATGCCAAGACAAAAGTTTGTCCAATTTGCAAAGGCATTGGGAGA GTTACTATTCCTCCATTCACATCGACATGTAGTAGTTGTAAAGGCTTGGGGCGAATTGTTAAG GAGCATTGTACAACATGCAGAGGATCAGGGGTAGTTGAAGGTGTTAAGGATGTTGAAGTTGTTATACCAGCAG GTGTTGATTCTGGAGATACTATCCATGTGCCAAAAGTTGGTAATGCTGGAGGACGAGGAGTTGAACCTGGGAACTTATACATAAAATTAAAG GTTGCTAAAGATCGTACTTTTGTCAGAGATGGTGCAGATGTTTATGTGGAATCTAGTATCAGCTTTACACAA GCAATTCTTGGTGGTACAGTTGAGGTGCCAACTCTATCTGGGAAGATGCAATTAAAA ATACCAAAGGGGGTTCAGCCTGGACAGCTTTTGGTACTAAGAGGAAAAG GATTGCCAAAGCATGGTCTTCTTGTAGACCATGGAGATCAGTATGTGCGTTTCCGCATTAACTTCCCCAC
- the LOC100259253 gene encoding chaperone protein dnaJ 1, mitochondrial isoform X3, whose protein sequence is MGRFGWLGLCKRHLQSTSAIDFLPIEHCRVPALIHQRILHGYNVLHGKPSDFATMGIPSATRYIHATGICYSTERNYYEILGVPQNASRDEIKKAFHVLAKKFHPDANKNNPYAKRKFQEIRDAYETLQDSEKRAQYDRECTMSSESVKDAAGDGFRYAYRSHFSDSFRKIFAEIFEHETENFATDIQVELSLSFSEAAKGCTKHLSFDAYIPCDSCFLHADGRGHPVDAKTKVCPICKGIGRVTIPPFTSTCSSCKGLGRIVKEHCTTCRGSGVVEGVKDVEVVIPAGVDSGDTIHVPKVGNAGGRGVEPGNLYIKLKVAKDRTFVRDGADVYVESSISFTQAILGGTVEVPTLSGKMQLKIPKGVQPGQLLVLRGKGLPKHGLLVDHGDQYVRFRINFPTAINERQRAILEEFAKEEIVHDSSTSGEGNWLYQQLSTG, encoded by the exons ATGGGCAGATTCGGATGGCTAGGGTTG TGCAAGCGTCATTTGCAGTCAACATCGGCCATAGATTTTTTGCCGATTGAACATTGCAGGGTTCCTGCATTGATTCACCAGAGAA TTTTGCACGGTTACAACGTTCTTCATGGGAAGCCTTCTGATTTTGCAACCATGGGAATACCATCAGCAACGCGGTATATTCATGCTACAG GGATTTGCTATTCCACTGAACGGAATTACTATGAAATTCTGGGTGTTCCTCAGAATGCCAGTCGAGATGAAATCAAGAAGGCTTTTCATGTG CTTGCTAAGAAGTTCCATCCAGATGCAAACAAGAACAATCCTTATGCAAAGAGGAAGTTTCAAGAGATAAGAGATGCCTATGAG ACTTTGCAAGATTCCGAAAAGAGAGCACAATATGACAGG GAGTGTACTATGAGTTCAGAGAGTGTAAAAGATGCTGCTGGAGATGGGTTCAGATATGCTTATAGAAGCCATTTCTCTGATTCATTCCGTAAAATTTTCGCTGAG ATCTTTGAACATGAGACTGAAAATTTTGCAACTGATATTCAg GTGGAGCTGTCACTCTCTTTTTCTGAAGCTGCTAAAGGATGCACAAAGCATCTCTCTTTTGATGCATATATCCCCTGTGATTCCTGCT TCTTGCATGCAGATGGGCGTGGCCATCCTGTTGATGCCAAGACAAAAGTTTGTCCAATTTGCAAAGGCATTGGGAGA GTTACTATTCCTCCATTCACATCGACATGTAGTAGTTGTAAAGGCTTGGGGCGAATTGTTAAG GAGCATTGTACAACATGCAGAGGATCAGGGGTAGTTGAAGGTGTTAAGGATGTTGAAGTTGTTATACCAGCAG GTGTTGATTCTGGAGATACTATCCATGTGCCAAAAGTTGGTAATGCTGGAGGACGAGGAGTTGAACCTGGGAACTTATACATAAAATTAAAG GTTGCTAAAGATCGTACTTTTGTCAGAGATGGTGCAGATGTTTATGTGGAATCTAGTATCAGCTTTACACAA GCAATTCTTGGTGGTACAGTTGAGGTGCCAACTCTATCTGGGAAGATGCAATTAAAA ATACCAAAGGGGGTTCAGCCTGGACAGCTTTTGGTACTAAGAGGAAAAG GATTGCCAAAGCATGGTCTTCTTGTAGACCATGGAGATCAGTATGTGCGTTTCCGCATTAACTTCCCCAC
- the LOC109121644 gene encoding pentatricopeptide repeat-containing protein At1g26460, mitochondrial-like translates to MADDESYELVVGMLFLTDQIDAALRYVDLTLKSGYMLSMRVFAECVRSCVNKGRLDALVSIIERCKTMDQNKALSPSWNMCIFIADIAMQ, encoded by the exons ATGGCTGATGATGAGTCATATGAATTGGTTGTTGGTATGCTGTTTTTGACAGACCAGATTGATGCTGCCTTGAGATATGTTGATTTGACTTTGAAATCTGGTTATATGTTGTCAATGAGGGTTTTTGCTGAGTGTGTGAGAAGTTGTGTTAACAAAGGCAGGCTGGATGCTTTGGTGTCTATTATAGAGAGGTGCAAG ACAATGGATCAAAATAAAGCTCTTTCTCCCTCCTGGAACATGTGCATCTTCATTGCAGATATTGCGATGCAATAG